The Tamandua tetradactyla isolate mTamTet1 chromosome 5, mTamTet1.pri, whole genome shotgun sequence genome window below encodes:
- the EWSR1 gene encoding RNA-binding protein EWS isoform X3, with the protein MASTDYSTYSQAAAQQGYSAYTAQPTQGYAQTTQAYGQQSYGTYGQPTDVSYTQAQTTATYGQTAYASSYGQPPTGYTTPTAPQAYSQPVQGYGTGAYDTTTATVTTTQASYAAQSAYGTQPAYPTYGQQPAATAPARPQDGSKPAETSQPQSSTGGYNQPSLGYGQSNYSYPQVPGSYPMQPVTAPPSYPPTSYSSTQPTSYDQSSYSQQNTYGQPSSYGQQSSYGQQSSYGQQPPTSYPPQTGSYSQAPSQYSQQSSSYGQQSSFRQDHPSSMGVYGQESGGFSGPGENRSMSGPDNRGRGRGGFDRGGMSRGGRGGGRGGMGLQSESLVYTSILKKYPYSVLSRQHNEKWD; encoded by the exons atgGCGTCCACGG ATTACAGTACTTACAGCCAAGCTGCAGCCCAGCAGGG CTACAGTGCTTATACCGCCCAGCCCACTCAAGGATATGCACAGACGACCCAG GCATATGGGCAACAAAGTTATGGAACTTACGGACAGCCCACGGATGTCAGCTATACCCAGGCTCAGACCACTGCAACTTATGGGCAGACCGCCTATGCGTCTTCTTATGGACAGCCTCCCACTG GTTATACTACTCCGACTGCCCCCCAGGCTTACAGCCAGCCTGTCCAAGGGTATGGCACTGGTGCTTACGATACCACCACTGCTACCGTCACCACCACCCAGGCCTCCTATGCAGCTCAGTCTGCTTATGGCACTCAACCTGCTTATCCAACCTATGGGCAGCAGCCAGCAGCCACCGCACCTGCAAG acCACAGGATGGTAGCAAGCCTGCTGAGACTAGTCAACCTCAGTCTAGCACAGGGGGTTACAACCAGCCCAGCCTAGGATACGGACAGAGTAACTACAGTTATCCTCAGGTACCTGGGAGCTACCCCATGCAGCCAGTCACCGCACCTCCATCCTATCCTCCTACCAG ctatTCCTCTACACAACCGACTAGTTATGATCAGAGCAGTTACTCTCAGCAGAACACCTATGGGCAGCCAAGCAGCTATGGACAGCAGAGTAGCTATGGTCAACAGAGCAGCTATGGGCAGCAGCCTCCCACTAGTTATCCCCCCCAAACTGGATCCTACAGCCAGGCTCCAAGTCAATATAGCCAACAGAGCAGCAGCTACGGGCAGCAGA GTTCATTCCGACAGGACCACCCCAGTAGCATGGGTGTTTATGGGCAGGAGTCTGGAGGATTTTCCGGACCAGGAGAGAACCGGAGCATGAGTGGCCCTGATAACCGGGGCAGGGGAAGAGGGGGATTTGATCGTGGAGGCATGAGCAGAGGTGGGCGGGGAGGAGGACGCGGTGGAATGGG GTTACAAAGTGAGAGCCTTGTATACACTTCAATACTTAAAAAGTACCCGTACTCAGTACTCAGCCGGCAGCATAATGAAAAGTGGGACTAG